The following coding sequences lie in one Synechococcus sp. PCC 7336 genomic window:
- a CDS encoding formylglycine-generating enzyme family protein produces MAVFPFQPSNLQPQPLRSPALRWQPIAFEVTTVDGSGQIVQRQQHSAEVAIVHLGNGVNLEMVSVPGGRFQMGSPESERGRYIDESPLHAASVAPFYCGRYAVTQAQWQAVAVLPGVKLDLPPDPAKFKGDRRPVERVNWQEAVEFCNRLSQLTGDRYRLPSEAEWEYACRAGTTTPFHFGPNITDDLANFNRECHSSRQYSPNCTEDDYPQETCDVGKFPPNRFGLHEMHGNVWEWCGDRWHINYSGAPANGSLWQGGVPGNSRVLRGGCWNYFPKDCRSAMRSRIDGGYRGSDVGFRVACSSISVR; encoded by the coding sequence GTGGCAGTTTTTCCCTTTCAGCCCAGCAATCTCCAACCCCAACCTCTGCGATCGCCAGCATTGCGATGGCAACCGATCGCGTTTGAAGTGACGACCGTCGATGGCAGCGGCCAAATTGTGCAGCGGCAGCAGCATAGCGCAGAAGTGGCGATCGTCCATTTGGGCAATGGCGTCAATTTAGAAATGGTGTCCGTTCCCGGCGGACGGTTTCAGATGGGTTCGCCAGAGTCAGAGCGGGGCCGCTACATTGACGAATCCCCCTTACACGCCGCGAGCGTTGCACCTTTCTATTGCGGTCGTTACGCCGTGACTCAGGCACAGTGGCAGGCAGTTGCGGTTCTGCCGGGGGTCAAACTGGACTTACCGCCCGACCCGGCCAAGTTTAAAGGCGATCGCCGACCGGTGGAGCGGGTGAATTGGCAGGAGGCGGTGGAGTTTTGCAATCGCCTTTCCCAACTGACGGGCGATCGCTATCGGTTACCCTCTGAAGCGGAATGGGAATATGCCTGTCGGGCTGGAACCACAACTCCCTTCCACTTCGGTCCTAACATTACCGACGACCTCGCCAATTTCAATCGCGAATGCCACAGCAGTCGCCAATACAGTCCTAACTGTACGGAAGACGACTACCCGCAAGAAACCTGTGACGTCGGCAAATTTCCCCCCAATCGATTTGGCCTGCACGAGATGCACGGCAATGTCTGGGAATGGTGTGGCGATCGCTGGCACATTAACTACTCGGGAGCTCCTGCTAATGGTTCTCTGTGGCAGGGAGGGGTGCCCGGAAATAGTCGGGTTTTGCGGGGGGGGTGTTGGAACTACTTTCCGAAGGACTGTCGCTCTGCCATGCGCTCCAGAATTGACGGGGGATACAGGGGGAGCGATGTTGGGTTTCGCGTTGCTTGCTCCTCCATCAGCGTTCGGTAG
- a CDS encoding SulP family inorganic anion transporter has product MAIATGLESLGTFRVGVLQPSRSIEVTSFAVEKSAPIKRDRPRFGWHRLLSYQSAWLRGDILAGLTVAAYAIPQCMAYGELAGMPPVAGLWAILPAMVIYALLGSSPQLSVGPESTTAVMAAAAIAPLADPSGSNYSSLAAVLAVMVGLICCGGYVARLGFLANLLSQPILIGYMAGVALIMMAGQLGKISGMAIASQTVPSQVWEFVRHLQNIHWPTLLLASFVLGFLLAVQQRFPKAPSALLAVLLATAAVAAFGLDRQGIAIVGTIPAGLPQLALPSLGRQELGPLLVAALGIAIVGYSDNVLTARAFAARNHYKIDANQELLALGAANLGTGFLQGFPISSSGSRTALGDATGSQSQLFSLFALVVILAVLLFLRPVLALFPTAALGAIVIFAALQLIDIPEFGRLWQFRKTEFALAIATAIGVLVTDISIGVAVAVALSAIDLLARVARPYDAVLGSVPGLEGLHDVKDWQGAIALPGLIIYRYDAPLCFANAENFKQRALDAIEAQELKGETVEWFVLNAEAIAEVDITALDMLSAFHEELQSRHIRFGMARVKQDLYGQLQRSGLLDRIGKDSIFATLPTAVRAFQGREIAATESEGD; this is encoded by the coding sequence GTGGCGATCGCGACGGGGTTGGAGTCACTCGGTACCTTTAGAGTAGGGGTGCTCCAGCCCAGCCGTTCAATCGAGGTTACCTCGTTTGCAGTGGAAAAGTCTGCTCCCATCAAACGCGATCGCCCCCGCTTCGGCTGGCATCGACTCCTGAGCTATCAGTCCGCCTGGCTGCGGGGGGATATTCTGGCCGGGTTGACGGTGGCGGCCTATGCGATTCCCCAATGCATGGCCTATGGCGAGTTAGCCGGAATGCCTCCTGTGGCAGGACTGTGGGCAATTTTGCCCGCGATGGTAATTTATGCTCTGTTGGGCTCTTCGCCGCAATTGTCGGTGGGGCCGGAATCGACTACTGCGGTGATGGCAGCAGCGGCGATCGCCCCTTTGGCAGACCCGTCGGGCAGCAATTACAGCTCGTTAGCCGCAGTGCTGGCCGTAATGGTGGGTCTGATTTGCTGCGGGGGGTATGTGGCTCGGTTGGGGTTTCTGGCCAATTTGCTTTCCCAGCCCATTCTGATTGGCTATATGGCTGGCGTCGCGCTGATTATGATGGCGGGCCAACTCGGCAAAATTAGCGGTATGGCGATCGCCAGCCAGACGGTGCCGAGCCAAGTGTGGGAATTTGTGCGTCATCTCCAGAACATTCACTGGCCCACCCTCCTGTTGGCTAGTTTTGTGCTCGGATTTTTGCTGGCGGTTCAGCAACGCTTTCCCAAAGCCCCCAGTGCCCTATTGGCTGTGTTGCTGGCGACGGCTGCGGTGGCGGCCTTCGGGCTCGATCGTCAGGGCATTGCCATTGTGGGTACCATCCCGGCAGGTTTGCCCCAATTGGCCCTCCCCAGTTTGGGCCGACAGGAGCTCGGCCCGTTGCTGGTAGCGGCGCTCGGTATTGCGATCGTGGGCTATTCCGATAACGTTCTGACTGCCCGTGCCTTTGCGGCTCGCAACCATTACAAAATTGATGCCAATCAAGAGTTATTGGCCTTGGGGGCCGCCAATCTCGGGACTGGATTTCTACAGGGGTTTCCCATTAGCAGCAGTGGCAGCCGCACCGCCCTCGGAGATGCCACTGGCAGTCAGTCCCAGCTATTTTCATTATTTGCGTTAGTCGTCATTCTTGCGGTGCTACTGTTCTTGCGGCCAGTGCTGGCTCTGTTTCCCACCGCAGCGTTAGGCGCGATCGTCATCTTTGCCGCGTTGCAGCTCATTGATATTCCAGAATTTGGGCGGCTGTGGCAGTTTCGCAAAACTGAATTCGCCCTCGCGATCGCGACCGCCATTGGCGTACTGGTCACCGATATTTCGATCGGGGTGGCAGTGGCGGTGGCGCTGTCCGCAATTGATTTACTGGCACGGGTGGCTCGCCCTTACGATGCCGTGTTGGGCAGCGTGCCGGGATTGGAGGGACTGCACGATGTTAAAGATTGGCAAGGAGCGATCGCCCTCCCCGGCCTGATAATTTACCGCTACGATGCGCCCCTCTGTTTTGCCAATGCTGAGAATTTCAAACAGCGGGCGCTGGATGCCATTGAGGCACAGGAGCTGAAGGGGGAGACTGTCGAGTGGTTTGTGTTGAATGCAGAGGCGATCGCCGAAGTGGATATCACCGCTCTAGACATGCTGAGTGCCTTCCACGAGGAACTGCAGTCCCGTCATATCCGCTTTGGCATGGCTCGGGTCAAGCAAGACCTGTACGGGCAACTGCAGCGATCGGGGTTGCTCGATCGCATTGGCAAGGACTCTATCTTCGCCACATTACCAACCGCTGTCCGGGCGTTTCAAGGCCGCGAGATTGCCGCTACAGAAAGCGAGGGGGATTGA
- a CDS encoding fructosamine kinase family protein, which yields MDSGTWAEITRHIGRALGQPFAIDRQRSLGGGAANTSHRIEGQNRAFFVKLGSLAESDRFATEALALRELHRTHTLKVPEAICWGTSDRVSYLVMDFLELGGAPAGGPQLLGEQLAAMHRHTSDRFGWELNNTIGASPQQNSWSDDWVSFFRDQRLGFQLRLARRNGYRGAWLEEAERLGDRLSAFFRDYQPEPSVLHGDLWSGNYGYDRDGNPTIFDPALYYGDREADLAMTELFGGFPAQFYRSYNDAYPLDAGYAQRKVLYNLYHLLNHLNIFGSGYMGQVQRSVSQCLGFLS from the coding sequence ATGGATTCTGGGACTTGGGCCGAGATTACCCGCCATATCGGTAGGGCGTTGGGGCAGCCGTTTGCCATCGATCGCCAGCGATCGCTTGGCGGCGGTGCTGCCAATACCTCCCATCGAATTGAAGGCCAAAACCGCGCTTTCTTCGTTAAATTGGGCTCGCTGGCAGAATCCGACCGGTTTGCCACCGAAGCTTTGGCGCTGCGGGAACTCCATCGTACCCATACTCTGAAAGTGCCCGAAGCCATCTGTTGGGGCACGAGCGATCGCGTCTCTTATCTGGTGATGGACTTTCTGGAACTGGGAGGTGCTCCTGCCGGCGGTCCGCAATTGTTGGGGGAGCAACTGGCTGCCATGCACCGCCATACAAGCGATCGGTTTGGCTGGGAATTGAACAATACGATTGGGGCGTCTCCCCAACAAAATAGCTGGTCGGATGACTGGGTCAGCTTTTTTCGGGACCAACGGCTCGGCTTTCAACTGCGCTTAGCCCGTCGCAACGGCTATCGCGGTGCTTGGCTGGAGGAGGCCGAACGGTTAGGCGATCGCCTCTCCGCTTTTTTCCGCGATTATCAACCGGAGCCGTCCGTGCTGCATGGCGATTTGTGGTCGGGCAATTACGGCTACGATCGCGACGGCAATCCCACCATCTTCGATCCGGCTTTGTATTATGGCGATCGCGAAGCCGATTTAGCCATGACCGAGTTGTTTGGCGGCTTTCCCGCGCAGTTCTATCGCAGCTACAACGATGCCTATCCCCTCGACGCTGGCTACGCGCAGCGTAAAGTGCTCTACAACCTCTATCACCTACTCAATCACCTCAATATTTTTGGCTCGGGGTATATGGGTCAGGTGCAGCGATCGGTGAGCCAGTGTTTGGGATTTTTGAGCTAG
- a CDS encoding pentapeptide repeat-containing protein, with translation MSAPSAVSSAIPFGKRSSTARRVRSTTPKVAMSAAVLVRLYATAERDFATIDLKGVNLKGHNLRGAVLSGSDMREANLKGADLRGAQLRRCNLSQTIFRGAVLREGNLSGSLLFEANLCGANLLGANFQRADLQQADLCDTDLSEANLYGANLSGAQLARTYAIRANFSQGCLFDTNFSRAVLSEADFSEADLLLAQLAEADLVGANLSGADLSGANLQRADLSGANLCSANLSNANLRGATLLSVELWGANLNGADLTDAIVRGTDLQEVSRSKPVAQLPPGQPD, from the coding sequence ATGTCAGCACCTAGCGCTGTTTCATCCGCAATTCCATTTGGCAAACGCAGTTCGACGGCCAGACGAGTTCGCAGTACCACCCCTAAGGTTGCCATGAGTGCAGCAGTGCTGGTCAGGCTTTACGCCACTGCCGAGCGCGACTTTGCCACGATCGACCTCAAGGGGGTCAATCTCAAAGGACACAACCTGCGGGGGGCGGTTCTGAGTGGCTCGGACATGCGCGAAGCCAATTTAAAAGGAGCCGATCTGCGGGGGGCGCAACTGAGGCGGTGCAATTTAAGCCAAACCATTTTTAGGGGAGCCGTCTTGCGCGAAGGCAACTTGAGCGGGTCTCTATTGTTTGAAGCGAACCTGTGCGGAGCCAACTTGCTAGGAGCTAATTTCCAGCGAGCCGATCTGCAACAAGCCGATCTGTGCGACACCGATTTGAGTGAGGCCAATTTATATGGTGCAAATCTCAGCGGCGCACAATTGGCTCGGACCTATGCGATTCGAGCCAATTTCAGTCAGGGGTGCTTGTTCGATACGAACTTTAGTCGAGCGGTTCTGAGCGAAGCAGATTTCAGCGAAGCCGATCTGCTCTTGGCCCAGCTGGCCGAGGCAGACTTGGTTGGAGCCAATCTCAGCGGAGCCGATTTGAGCGGAGCGAATTTACAGCGCGCCGATTTGAGCGGGGCGAATTTGTGTAGTGCCAATCTCAGCAATGCCAATTTGCGGGGGGCCACACTTCTGTCTGTGGAACTGTGGGGAGCGAATTTGAATGGTGCCGATCTGACGGATGCGATTGTACGCGGTACCGATCTGCAAGAAGTATCTCGCTCTAAACCAGTTGCTCAATTGCCCCCCGGACAGCCCGACTGA
- a CDS encoding tetratricopeptide repeat protein — MPKFSTIARGVAGWLGAIAIGLAAPSAIAQEESGGLSELTDFTYWVNLCQLQFEARDYANAKASCEQAIVLLQETANRRTGPDPVASASLWAKHASILLALKSYPEAVASTQQVFAFEPQHSEALAYQCEAYAALDATEAALDACNLALDVDRNWGTVAPVRVWYRRGEILSQLGQNELALATYDRALGLEPNAAQILLSRCTSLVILGESEAAIVTCASALNGNDRLGAIEPADAYFQLGLARANLGHNIEAIAAFEKVFELQPDNGKARQQQGMALQQLNRNREALVAYQQAATLLPKSSLVQLQICTVFNQLGEYEMALAACQQSLQGDGDWGGAGLVAVWNQQTRALVGQGKFDEALGANERARGLTPNHPAVWSNQAAILWRLNRHEEAIAAANTAIGLDDSYIPAWFNRGVILQSQGNYAEALATYNQANGRAPDNAEVLANRSASLWHLNNFQGALDSAKQAIALDPSSSLAWYNQALAYLGLADYASARLAFEQVLALNPNHPDALAGYGIVLARLGQTEAAIVNLERALQLDPEQAIAQTTLARLATADTETQ; from the coding sequence GTGCCAAAGTTCAGCACGATTGCGAGAGGGGTAGCAGGCTGGTTGGGGGCGATCGCCATTGGGCTCGCAGCTCCGTCGGCGATCGCGCAAGAGGAGAGCGGCGGGCTCTCCGAACTCACCGACTTTACCTATTGGGTCAACCTCTGCCAATTGCAGTTTGAGGCCCGAGATTACGCTAATGCCAAAGCCTCTTGCGAACAGGCGATCGTGTTGTTGCAGGAGACTGCAAACCGAAGAACGGGGCCAGATCCCGTCGCGAGCGCCAGCCTGTGGGCCAAGCATGCCAGCATTTTGCTCGCCCTCAAATCCTATCCCGAGGCTGTAGCCTCCACTCAGCAGGTGTTTGCCTTCGAGCCCCAACATTCAGAAGCTTTAGCCTATCAATGCGAAGCCTATGCAGCCCTGGATGCCACCGAAGCAGCCCTGGATGCCTGCAATTTAGCTCTAGATGTCGATCGCAATTGGGGAACGGTGGCTCCGGTTCGGGTCTGGTACCGTCGCGGCGAAATTCTCAGTCAGTTGGGGCAAAACGAGTTGGCCTTAGCCACCTACGATCGCGCCTTGGGCTTGGAGCCCAACGCCGCCCAAATTCTGCTCAGTCGCTGTACATCCCTGGTGATTTTAGGGGAATCCGAGGCGGCAATCGTCACCTGTGCCAGTGCCCTCAACGGTAACGATCGCTTGGGGGCGATCGAGCCGGCAGATGCTTATTTCCAACTGGGATTAGCCCGAGCCAACTTGGGGCACAACATTGAAGCGATCGCCGCCTTTGAAAAAGTCTTCGAGCTCCAACCGGATAACGGCAAGGCCCGCCAGCAACAGGGGATGGCGCTTCAGCAGTTGAACCGCAACCGCGAAGCCCTAGTGGCGTACCAACAGGCCGCCACGCTGTTGCCAAAATCGTCGTTGGTACAACTGCAAATTTGTACAGTCTTCAATCAACTGGGGGAGTACGAAATGGCTTTGGCTGCCTGTCAGCAATCGCTGCAGGGGGATGGCGATTGGGGCGGGGCGGGGTTGGTGGCGGTGTGGAATCAACAGACTAGGGCGTTGGTGGGGCAAGGGAAGTTTGATGAGGCGTTGGGAGCCAACGAGCGGGCTAGGGGGCTGACCCCCAATCATCCAGCGGTATGGAGCAATCAGGCGGCCATCTTGTGGCGACTGAACCGGCATGAAGAGGCGATCGCTGCCGCCAACACTGCGATTGGACTCGATGACAGCTACATTCCCGCCTGGTTCAATCGCGGCGTCATTTTGCAATCTCAGGGCAACTACGCTGAGGCACTGGCCACTTACAACCAAGCCAACGGACGCGCTCCCGACAATGCAGAAGTTTTGGCCAACCGCAGCGCCTCCCTCTGGCATCTCAACAACTTTCAAGGAGCGCTCGATTCAGCCAAGCAGGCGATCGCCCTGGACCCGTCTTCTAGCCTAGCCTGGTACAACCAAGCGCTAGCTTACCTAGGTCTGGCAGACTATGCCTCTGCTCGCCTTGCCTTCGAACAGGTGCTGGCCCTCAACCCCAATCACCCCGATGCTCTAGCGGGGTATGGAATAGTGTTGGCTCGGCTAGGGCAAACAGAGGCGGCGATCGTTAATTTGGAACGGGCACTGCAACTAGACCCAGAGCAGGCGATCGCTCAAACCACCTTGGCCCGTTTGGCAACGGCAGACACAGAAACACAATAG
- a CDS encoding sulfotransferase encodes MLEKKTPKNSLRIPFLQKIFPQARFVFLHRRPEANISSIVTAWRSGRFVTYRNLPHWQGLPWSLVLPPNWPQLNGASLAEIAAFFSRAVRGAIEQLV; translated from the coding sequence TTGCTCGAAAAAAAAACTCCCAAAAACTCGCTGCGTATCCCCTTTCTGCAGAAAATCTTTCCCCAGGCTCGGTTTGTGTTTCTGCACCGCCGCCCCGAAGCCAATATCAGCAGCATCGTGACTGCATGGCGATCGGGCCGATTCGTCACCTATCGCAATCTGCCCCACTGGCAGGGACTGCCGTGGTCGCTGGTGCTCCCGCCCAACTGGCCGCAACTGAACGGGGCTTCACTCGCCGAGATCGCTGCCTTCTTCAGTCGGGCTGTCCGGGGGGCAATTGAGCAACTGGTTTAG
- a CDS encoding glycosyltransferase family 4 protein: MSTPVGPLGSGIGGGVELNILNLARALLRHGDRVHILAPANSQIEGIPHTTVPGQPPTFAQARGRNTPVELPLPSTLANLWELARRMAPDFDAIVNWAYDWLPFYLTPWFDRPIAHIVSMGSLNDGLDAAITSVRQTFPNTVAVHSRAQAATFPDLADAPFRILPCGIDLSNYQFISHPTAQLCWVGRIAPEKGLEDCAALSQKLGLPVAVLGRMQDPDYWQRIVETYPGAQLDYRGFLATEQMQAEVGRARALVATPKWTEAFGMVVVEAMACGVPAIVYDRGGPAEIVASGETGWVVQPDRIDALAAAVGQLDRIDRRACRARVEQHYSLAAMQRQFSQWMREIAAPSPIAEQ, translated from the coding sequence GTGTCCACGCCGGTTGGTCCACTAGGCTCCGGGATCGGGGGAGGTGTCGAACTCAACATTCTCAACCTGGCGCGGGCGCTGCTGCGCCATGGCGATCGCGTCCATATCCTCGCCCCTGCAAACTCCCAAATCGAAGGCATCCCCCACACCACCGTTCCGGGTCAGCCCCCCACGTTTGCCCAAGCCCGAGGGCGCAACACCCCAGTTGAACTGCCATTGCCCTCCACCCTCGCCAATCTGTGGGAGCTGGCTCGCCGCATGGCCCCCGACTTCGATGCGATCGTGAACTGGGCCTACGACTGGCTGCCCTTCTACCTCACCCCCTGGTTCGATCGCCCTATCGCCCACATCGTCAGCATGGGCTCCCTCAATGACGGTCTCGATGCTGCCATCACAAGCGTGCGTCAAACCTTCCCCAACACCGTTGCCGTCCATTCCCGGGCCCAAGCAGCCACCTTCCCCGACCTTGCCGACGCACCATTCCGCATTTTGCCTTGCGGCATCGACTTGTCAAACTACCAGTTTATCTCGCACCCCACGGCGCAACTGTGCTGGGTCGGCCGGATTGCCCCCGAAAAAGGCTTGGAGGATTGTGCCGCTCTGTCGCAGAAGCTGGGGCTGCCGGTGGCAGTGTTGGGCCGCATGCAAGATCCCGACTATTGGCAGCGGATTGTGGAGACTTATCCGGGGGCGCAGTTAGACTATCGCGGCTTTTTAGCCACCGAGCAGATGCAGGCGGAAGTGGGGCGAGCGCGAGCCCTCGTCGCCACGCCGAAATGGACGGAGGCATTTGGCATGGTGGTGGTGGAGGCGATGGCTTGCGGGGTTCCGGCGATCGTTTACGACCGGGGCGGTCCGGCTGAAATTGTGGCGTCGGGGGAGACTGGCTGGGTGGTGCAGCCCGATCGCATTGATGCTTTGGCGGCGGCTGTAGGCCAGCTCGATCGCATCGATCGGCGGGCCTGTCGAGCGCGGGTGGAACAGCATTATTCTCTAGCAGCAATGCAGCGTCAATTCTCCCAATGGATGCGCGAAATTGCAGCCCCCAGCCCGATAGCTGAGCAGTAA
- the gyrA gene encoding DNA gyrase subunit A, with the protein MSGNIIPTDLRNEMSQSYLEYAMSVIVGRALPDARDGLKPVHRRILFAMHELGMAPDRPYRKCARVVGDVIGKYHPHGDTAVYDALVRMAQDFSMRERLVDGHGNFGSVDNDPPAAMRYTECRLTAFSRDGLLQDIEADTVDFGDNYDGSQQEPLVLPARVPQLLLNGSSGIAVGMATNIPPHNLNEIVNALVALIENPELSSLELMQYVPGPDFPTGGLILGKRGIRDAYTSGRGSVTMRGVATVETFRRGQQEREALVISELPYQTNKASMIEKIAEMVNDKRLEGISDIRDESDRDGMRVVIELKRDAYAQVVLNNLYKQTPLQANFGVNMLAIVDGEPRTLNLKDSLQVFLDFREEVIERRTRFQLRKAEDRDHILIGLLRALSNLDRIVALIRAAADAPTARAELQAEFELSEVQADAILQMQLRRLTALEADKIQAEHDDLILKIADLKDILARRERILGIIGDELTAIRDKFGQERVTQICLDDGDIDDADLIENREIIVFVTSQGYVKRLDIEEFEVQGRATRGKSGTRMKEDDAVEHFFACRSHDTILFFSDRGVAYQRRGYQLPRGSRNARGTPLLQFLPIGQEEKITSLVPVSEFSDDEYLVMLTRGGYAKKTALSAFANVRSNGLIAISLEDDDELRWVRRARPEDDLIVGTQQGMAIRFNTGDQLRPLGRATRGVRAMTLNPGDLLVSMDIICAEAIASAEVEEDEAFAGPWVLLVTSTGYGKRTPISSFRVQNRGGKGLTATKFRTADQELVALRIVSGDDEMMIVTSRGIVMRQRAGAIPTQSRMGTGVRVQRLDSDDSLCAVTIVPAAMMEPEEEEADGEALVDGEATVDAADTAPEEAIEE; encoded by the coding sequence ATGAGCGGAAATATTATCCCCACCGACCTGCGCAACGAAATGTCGCAGTCCTACCTCGAATACGCCATGAGCGTGATAGTAGGGCGAGCCTTACCGGATGCCAGGGATGGACTCAAGCCCGTACACCGCCGCATTCTCTTCGCCATGCACGAATTGGGCATGGCCCCCGATCGCCCCTATCGCAAATGCGCCCGCGTCGTGGGTGACGTGATTGGTAAATATCACCCCCACGGCGACACTGCCGTCTACGACGCGCTGGTCCGAATGGCGCAAGACTTTTCTATGCGCGAGCGACTGGTGGATGGCCACGGTAACTTCGGTTCGGTGGATAACGATCCTCCAGCAGCAATGCGATACACCGAATGTCGCTTAACGGCTTTCTCCCGCGACGGGTTGTTGCAAGATATCGAAGCCGATACCGTCGATTTTGGCGACAACTACGATGGGTCGCAGCAGGAACCGCTGGTGCTGCCCGCCCGCGTGCCCCAACTGCTGCTCAACGGATCGTCAGGGATCGCGGTGGGAATGGCCACCAACATCCCCCCCCACAACCTGAACGAAATCGTCAACGCCCTGGTGGCCTTAATCGAGAACCCCGAGCTGAGTAGCTTGGAATTGATGCAGTACGTTCCCGGCCCCGATTTCCCCACGGGCGGCCTAATTTTGGGCAAGCGCGGCATTCGCGATGCCTACACCAGCGGTCGCGGTTCGGTGACGATGCGGGGGGTAGCGACGGTCGAAACCTTCCGGCGGGGGCAGCAGGAGCGGGAGGCACTCGTGATTTCTGAGCTGCCCTATCAGACCAATAAGGCCTCGATGATCGAAAAGATTGCCGAGATGGTCAACGACAAGCGCTTGGAAGGCATCTCCGATATTCGGGACGAAAGCGATCGCGATGGCATGCGCGTCGTCATCGAGCTCAAGCGGGATGCCTATGCCCAGGTGGTGTTGAATAACCTCTACAAACAAACGCCCCTGCAGGCCAATTTTGGCGTCAATATGTTGGCGATTGTCGATGGCGAACCCCGCACGTTAAATCTGAAGGACAGCCTGCAGGTGTTCCTCGACTTCCGCGAAGAGGTCATCGAGCGCCGCACCCGATTCCAACTGCGCAAAGCAGAAGATCGCGACCATATTCTGATTGGTTTGTTGAGAGCGCTGTCGAATCTCGATCGGATCGTTGCTTTAATTCGCGCTGCCGCCGATGCCCCCACTGCACGGGCAGAATTGCAAGCGGAATTCGAGCTGTCGGAAGTGCAGGCGGATGCGATTTTGCAGATGCAACTGCGTCGCCTCACGGCTCTAGAAGCCGACAAGATTCAGGCAGAGCACGACGATTTGATCTTGAAGATTGCCGATCTGAAGGATATTTTGGCTCGCCGCGAGCGCATTCTCGGCATTATCGGGGACGAGCTAACTGCCATTCGCGACAAGTTCGGACAGGAGCGGGTCACCCAGATTTGCTTGGACGATGGCGATATTGACGATGCCGATCTGATTGAAAACCGCGAAATTATCGTGTTCGTGACCTCGCAGGGGTATGTGAAGCGATTGGATATCGAGGAATTTGAGGTGCAGGGGCGAGCCACGCGCGGCAAGTCGGGCACCCGCATGAAAGAAGACGATGCCGTGGAGCATTTCTTTGCCTGCCGCAGCCACGACACGATTCTGTTCTTCAGCGATCGCGGTGTGGCCTATCAGCGGCGGGGCTATCAACTGCCGAGGGGCAGTCGCAATGCTCGCGGTACTCCCCTGCTCCAGTTTTTGCCCATTGGCCAGGAGGAGAAGATCACCTCGCTGGTGCCGGTGAGCGAGTTTTCGGATGACGAATATCTGGTCATGCTGACTCGGGGAGGGTATGCCAAGAAGACGGCACTGTCGGCGTTTGCCAATGTCCGGTCGAACGGATTGATTGCTATTTCTCTAGAAGACGACGACGAGCTGCGCTGGGTGCGTCGGGCCAGACCGGAGGACGATCTGATTGTCGGTACGCAGCAGGGGATGGCGATTCGGTTTAACACCGGAGATCAATTGCGGCCTTTGGGGCGAGCCACGCGCGGCGTGCGGGCCATGACCCTGAATCCAGGAGATCTGTTGGTCAGTATGGACATCATTTGTGCGGAGGCGATCGCCTCTGCCGAGGTGGAAGAAGACGAAGCCTTTGCCGGACCTTGGGTGTTGCTGGTCACCAGTACTGGCTATGGCAAGCGCACGCCAATTAGTAGCTTCAGAGTGCAAAACCGGGGCGGCAAGGGACTGACGGCCACGAAGTTCCGCACCGCCGATCAGGAGCTCGTCGCGCTGCGGATTGTCAGTGGGGACGACGAGATGATGATTGTTACCAGTCGCGGCATTGTGATGCGACAGCGAGCTGGGGCGATCCCGACGCAGTCGCGCATGGGAACTGGGGTACGGGTGCAGCGGTTGGATAGTGATGATTCGCTGTGTGCGGTGACGATTGTGCCTGCGGCCATGATGGAGCCCGAGGAAGAGGAGGCTGATGGAGAAGCACTCGTTGATGGGGAGGCGACAGTTGATGCCGCCGATACTGCTCCCGAGGAAGCGATCGAGGAATAG
- a CDS encoding Uma2 family endonuclease yields the protein MNAPALLHRSPDRKDQRLTLNGVTWEQYETLRATLNNIPALRIAYLEGALEIFMPSPEHELAKKTIARLVELYALENAIELTACGSATFRSEAKARGLEPDECYSLGEFTHIPDIAVEVVLTSGGIDKLSVYAGLAVPEVWFWQNSQFSLYQLTADGAYSAARNSQFLPDLDFDLLARCTNLPSQIQAVKTFRAALQTQS from the coding sequence ATGAATGCGCCAGCCCTACTACACCGATCGCCCGACCGCAAAGACCAGCGACTCACGCTAAATGGAGTGACCTGGGAGCAATACGAAACGCTGCGAGCCACCCTCAATAACATCCCCGCATTGCGGATCGCTTATCTGGAAGGGGCACTCGAAATCTTTATGCCATCGCCAGAACACGAGCTTGCCAAAAAGACGATCGCCCGCCTAGTCGAACTCTACGCCCTGGAAAACGCCATCGAACTCACCGCCTGCGGCTCCGCCACCTTTCGCAGCGAGGCAAAGGCAAGAGGACTAGAACCCGACGAATGCTATAGCTTGGGAGAATTTACCCACATCCCGGACATCGCTGTAGAAGTGGTACTCACCAGTGGTGGTATCGACAAACTTTCTGTCTATGCGGGCCTTGCAGTCCCGGAAGTATGGTTTTGGCAAAACAGTCAATTCAGCCTCTACCAACTGACTGCAGACGGTGCCTACTCCGCCGCCCGCAACAGCCAATTTCTCCCCGACCTAGATTTTGACTTATTGGCTCGATGTACCAACCTGCCCAGTCAAATCCAAGCCGTCAAAACCTTTCGGGCTGCACTACAAACACAATCATAA